One Dokdonia sp. Dokd-P16 genomic window carries:
- a CDS encoding alpha/beta fold hydrolase, translating into MLSHIDLQDFKTYSGYTCHLHVTYQLFGEPLGTAPVVLVNHALTGNSSITGENGWWSDLIGRNKAIDTSCYTILAMDIPGNGYDNNQNHLVLNYKAFTNSDIAKVQITLLEHLNIKKLFAIIGGSLGGQIAWELATQRPNLAEHLIPIATDWKATDWVIAQCHIQDSLLNHSQRPIYDARIHAMTFYRTPASFKEKFNRTKKEDSLYNIQSWLDHHGKRLSERFSIASYKLMNQLLLAADITKGKQSFNEAVSQLTAKVHLVAIDTDGLFLADEIYDTHLALQEAGITSSYHEINSIHGHDAFLIEYEQLAAIVQPIFQKQLCHK; encoded by the coding sequence ATGCTTTCACACATTGATTTACAAGATTTTAAAACATACTCGGGATACACTTGTCATTTACATGTTACGTATCAATTGTTTGGTGAGCCATTAGGTACAGCGCCTGTCGTGCTCGTAAATCATGCGCTTACGGGAAACTCTTCTATAACTGGAGAAAACGGTTGGTGGAGTGATTTGATTGGTAGAAATAAAGCGATTGATACAAGTTGCTATACCATACTTGCGATGGATATTCCTGGGAATGGTTATGATAATAATCAAAATCATCTAGTGCTTAATTATAAAGCATTTACTAATAGCGATATTGCAAAGGTTCAAATTACATTACTTGAGCATTTAAATATTAAAAAACTCTTTGCCATAATAGGAGGTTCGCTTGGTGGTCAGATTGCTTGGGAACTTGCAACACAAAGACCTAATCTAGCAGAGCACCTTATCCCAATAGCAACGGACTGGAAAGCGACCGACTGGGTCATTGCACAATGCCACATTCAAGATAGTTTATTGAATCATTCTCAGAGACCTATCTATGATGCACGCATTCATGCGATGACTTTTTATCGCACGCCTGCCTCTTTTAAAGAAAAATTTAATCGCACCAAAAAAGAAGATTCACTATATAATATTCAAAGTTGGCTAGATCATCACGGCAAGCGATTGTCAGAACGATTTTCTATTGCTTCTTATAAATTAATGAATCAATTATTGCTTGCGGCAGATATTACAAAGGGTAAACAAAGCTTCAATGAAGCAGTGAGCCAACTTACAGCAAAAGTGCACCTTGTCGCAATAGATACCGACGGACTTTTTCTAGCAGATGAGATATATGATACACACCTTGCGCTGCAAGAAGCGGGAATTACGTCTAGCTATCATGAGATAAATTCCATCCACGGTCACGATGCCTTTTTAATTGAATACGAGCAGCTCGCTGCTATCGTACAACCTATTTTTCAAAAACAGTTATGTCACAAATAA